The DNA region CATAATTATTGTTCCAATTCTAAATAAAGACGAAGTCATcaggaatattaaagaaaaaattatcttaaatcactttttctttctttggggGGTGGAGTCGAAGAAAGCATCAAGGTAGCTCTAAACTcgtaaattaaatatttaacttACTTCTGCAAGCCTTGCTATTCAGGACCCGATTCACTGATGGGGGTATTATTGATGATCCATCTGTATCCGCAAGCTATGGTTGCAAATACATCGTTCAGAGAGCATGACACGGCATTTACGCAAGAACATAATTCCACATGAGAAGATTAGATTAGAGATAAACGAAAGAAATATGAGAGCTAGTTAATGTATATTCCACAAGTTTCGATGGACTAACCTGTTGAAGAAATTCTAACAGATCCACATCAGTTAGATTAACGCCCAAAATACATGGAACCTGTattatcaagagaaaaatattttctgatgAAATACATGCAAAAGAGACTTGTTAACTAGTGGAGTATTTCCTAAAACAGTGAATcagatgataaatattttttcaaagttGGAAGCTATTCAAGCTTCAAGGCCTTATAATTCAAAAGGAGAGAACCTCTAGCATTGTCTTTTTACTGATGGTGTTAGAACAAAAAAGTTCTTACCTTGGAAGTTACAATTCGTAATTCACTCTCCGTAATCAACCCAGTTAAAACACACTGGACCTTAAGAGACAATGTGGACATATGACACTTAAAAGGCTTAAACCCTCAAAATTCCTTCTTGCATTCAACAAAATGGAGCACAGAATTGATATTAACTGTGCTATTGATACCTCAGAATGGAATAACTCAGTGGACAAAAAAAGTATCACAAGCCCAAGAAGAAGTGCTTGTCATGCTCCGTCTTCAACATTTAGACAGGCATATATCCTTCAGAGGGAGGCATAGGAATGCTGAAGAGAATAAGCTATAGAGTGTAGCCAAAGGTTTGAGAATACAGGTGAGCAATCTCTCCTGGCCCTTTTCTATTTATGCTATAGAGTGTAGCTTTGTTCACAATAATTCCTAATCCCAATTCTTATTTCCTAATAGTTGACGTGACTTCCCGGTAATAACAAATACAATCAATACTACATTACCTTTCCCTTATAAGACTGATTAACAAATGGTTCACATGTACTTAACTTTCTGAATGTATAATATGAGAGCCAAATATTAGAGAATGTTACCGCAAGAAGTGTGACTGATGTAGGCTGCTTGTGGATCAGATTTAAGTTCCTGCTTTAACCAAAACATATAATCTCATGCTCAGAGTTAGGTTCAACTTTAATGAATGTTGCAAAATTTAGTCCAATGGAAGTTCTGATAATTTTATCAAGTTCATACACTGTGGATGTGTGATGAACAGCTAAACAAAGATCCGTAACTTACCTTGTAAATGATCCTGAAGCTTGAGAATGAATGTTGCAGATCCAACCCCAGTTTTGAATTTGGTCATCATAGCTGTGTAGTAATTGGTAACCAATTTCAGGCATGACCTGCAAAAGCATGGCCAAAGACTCAAAATCAATTAACTATTATAAAGAGTTTCGAGACTTCCCCCACAAGCCGAGCGGCACAAGGCAAAGGTAAACTCTATTTCACATTACATGACCGTAAACGTACCAATTCTTGCGCAGAATCAAGATAGGTTGTAGTCCTCTTGTGTCCAGAAAGCACCTGATAATTCAATATCTAAGTTAGACTCCAAGTTGAAATGACACGTCAACAAGTTTTTAGACAATCATTACCTTCTCACGCAGTTCTTCCAAACGAATTCGCTCATCTGCAGCATGCTGCAAAACATGACAATGAGTGTAATGCTCAACAAAGATATATGCTAGAATCAAACAAAAAATCATAATCTTTGACTATGTAAAAAGGGTCGCACATTTATTTTGACATCACTCTTCTTTTCTTCAGTAATATGAAAAAATTGCATACAAGAGAGTACGATATTAAGGGGTTATTTGGTTAAAGTATTAGTCATGCAGGGAATGTTTATGCGGTGAATAATAATGTAAGAATTATTATGCGGCAAATAATAATATGGGATTCTTACGCCGTGAATAACAAATGAGTGATGCTATGCAGGGACTAACTACTTTAAAGGGAATTTCTGCCAGTCAATACACTTATCCATGCATTGTTGATACCTTTTTTCTAATTCTTTATTCTATcccgcataaaataatacatagattctcGCGTAAGTTATGAGGATATTAATAATGCAAAGTTAAACACCGCCAACCAAACGCTGCATTAGTTATGCGGAGATTACTTTTTCTTATGCGGTTAACTGAGTGCTACATAGTTATGCGGATATTACTTTTTCTTACACGGCCAACAAATATGATCTACTTATTTATCTGAGATTAATATTTGCTAATGAGTCCAACCAAAACGATTCCTAAGAGAAACAATCTTTTAAAGTAAAAGTATTATAAGGAAATTCACGAGAAACCAAGAATGGCCATAATGGAGTATGCAAGGGCCAGAATAGACCTGATCAATTATAGCAAGTGTTGTGCCAGCCACAATCGGAATAAACTTCTTATCAACCTGTTGGAGAACTTTAGCACCCTCCAGGCAGTTTTTATCAATGGTATCAGGAACCAAAGAATCACCAACAAAATGCAAGACGCCAGAAGTGACATTGAGTATAGTATCCTGATTCTTAAGATCCTCTGTCCCAGTACCGCTCTGTACCTCAtactgaaaaataaaaaagtccATCATCTCAACAAACAGAGAAGAATTCACAAAAACGTCCGAGATATGGCTACGGTACTCAACTGTAGTCGCTGGACAGCGGTCCCTCCATTTTGTCCCAGAATCTAAGAAATTTTGAGTTTGTGTTGGTGCAAATTCTaaaatttgaatagaaaaatgTCAGGCATGACTATCCTATCACAAGATCAGAACATAAGCAAGACGGAAATTGAAAGAGACTATGTAGCCTGACTCTAGTGCTTTCATGATTAATAAGAACAGAGTCTTAAGATAATCTTGAAAAGTGGGTGAAAGAAATGAAGCTAACACTGAAACATGCACTAGAAAAATTCAGCTCTTATTCAGGTCAGGAACAAATGGCAGGAATGGCTTACCTTCTTTTGACTCCCCATCGTGTGTACTTCTGCACTCCTCTTGAGTTTGTAATTTGCTATTCCAGATGTCAACAAGTTTCATTTTCACACTTGGCCTGAAGAGAGAAACATCAGGTTGTGTGGGTTACTAATATTGGATTGAGATAATATGAGAGAGAGACCTAACCCTCCAAAAAGAATTGATAACAGCACCTTCCATCGGAGAATACACTGTCACCACAACTTGGGGTAGAAGATTGATCATGTTGATGGGATGACTGCAGTGGAAGCTCTGAGCAGATAGTTTCTGCAGAATGCTGCAGTCTCCTTACAGCTTTAGTTTCTGCGCGATGGAAAAGAGCATTAATTAGTTGCACACATTTTCTATCATCATTGATTATTAATACAAACAAGCACTCAAGGACAAATTACCTGGCATGAGTGGCACATCATGAACAGTCTTAAGATTATTATTTCCTGCTGCCTTTCTTGAAGAATCGCTAGTGGCAAAGAACTTCTTCTTGCCTTGGTAAAATGGAGGAGCTGAATGACTTCTTCTACTCTTCCTTACAAGCTCATCTGTTTTACCTCGATTTCCTGCATCAATCCATTTATGAGAGTCCCCATCCACCCTAGAGGAGAGCATAGCTCGTCGTGTCAAATAATTACTAAAATTTTCTTCACCATGAGAATGTATATGTGACAAATCACCTCCATAGCAATAGAATTCAGAAGGACCTGAACTATAAACATCCCATGGATCAAGTCCCCCTATACTGCCCATATCCTCCCCAGAGCAAGCATCATATTTGAGATCAAACTCTGCAGGATTTGGGAACAAGCAGTCCtctttttccaaattatttATGGCAGGAACAAAAAGATTATGTTCCAGGTTTCCAAAATTATACGTGACACCAACTTCGTCTTTATCAGAAGTTTCAACACCATTTGCAGCGATGTAAGGATCAACATCATGAAACCTGGTCCCAAGCAAAGGATCTGGTAGCAGAGGAGACATTTCTGGACTAAAAGACAATAGGCTAGAACCATAATTTTCACTCTGTTTAACGAAGTCCATAAGATGATTGTCTTCATCTAGAATGTCCTTGGTTAATGAAGATTTTTCTGAATCTCTTGACAAAAAATTTGACCTCCGCAATGCCTTGCTCTGAGTTTTGCACCTGGAGAAATTCTCGAAATATATTTCCTTGCCTCTAGGAGACCTCTGATTTAAGACCTGGTTGACATCATCAACTACTTCAAATTCAACACTACAATCATCTTCAAGGAGATTTTGTTTAGTTCTGTAGTCACAATTTTCAAACTTAATATCTTCATCACTATCAAAAGATGCTCCATCATGTATCAGGTTTCTGCGCAAAGAACAGCTCCGCATAAATGGTTTCCTTCTGTCAGGCATCAAATTTGAACTGTCATCAAGTTCAAGAGACTCCCTAAATGAGGCATCCTCTGTTGATCTGCCAGCTACAATTGTTAGGGACTGATCCTCCCATCCTGACCCTAACAGGAAGTCTGATTTATAACTGGAGCTAGCTGAAGCCTTGTATTTGTTTTCCAGGAAATCATCCCCTGTAGAAAAAATATTAGATGAAAAGGGCTGGGCAGGGCTTCTGGATTTCCAGTCTACACCGACTCTGCAATGAGCAAGAGATTCATCAATTGACCAACTTGAACTTTCGGTCTGACAGAGGAATCTGGACTCAGAATCACGCTTTTCAGCAGCACTTTCCCACAGAATATTGTGCGAAGATCGAATCTCTCTCCTGACAGTGTACTCTTCCGTCAGTTTCTTTGACTGCGGGGAAGGAAGCTCGAGTGTTGCTTTGCAACTCTGGGACCTGCACCTCTTTTTCCTGATCTCATTATTCACAGGCATATCTGGAGAGAGAAGCAGGGAATGGGATAGCAAtacttcaacaacaatattttGAACTAAGTTTTCCAAAAGTAGCTtaagagaaaagaaagtgaaaaaactACACGATGTCATAACACTGAAATGCATTGCATCATTTGATGCCACTAACCAACCTCCGACaagaaatttccctttttaaccCCTTCTTTTTGGGAGGCGGATAGGGGGCTACAGCCTACAGGGAAGGGAATGTGGATTGGACAAAGCAACATGCGCAAATAATATCAATACAATGAATCCTAAGTGATGCTGCATAAAAATGTCGATAGTGCAATTGCTCTCACCAGTAGAGTTACTTTCAGTCCAGAAATTCCTGACAGTATCCTTGATAAAGAGAAGGACAGGACGCCAATCCTACAAGTAAAATTAAGAACCAACTTGTTACCGGAAGAGCACATCAAAATAGCTTTATCAGATGAACACAATCAGTATCAATGGTGCCAACAAAGGGAGTTAAATGCTGCACGTCATTTCTTGCAATTTGATTGCACATCTAACATGGAACAAAAATGAACAAGTGACATGTTCTAATAGACAAAAAAGAAACAtaccccacccccccaccccccaacccttttttttttttttttccctttttgtggTGACAAGTCAGACCACCCCTCTCTTAACCTGCATAAGGTACGTAAAGTAGAAAGTTTGAGCTGGTGATGACCAGCATTTTCTAACAAACAACACGGCATTGAAATCAATAGCTTCCGATCCAGTTCATAGCAAAATGTTTACAGAATCAGACAATGTAATCAGTTGAAACAAAATTCAGTAATCCTAAAAAGTGCTACAGTTCTCAAGTTTGATCTAGTCCATTCTGCAGTCGAAAACTAAGAGAAACCAAATGCAGTCCTCTGCTTACATGTTCTTCCAGTTCCTCCACtcatcaaagaaaaataagaaaattttgtCACTTCCCCAGAGCCTATTCTAGCTTTTCCTTAATCCCCTCATTCTCATTAATGATTTTCCGGTATTTATTAAAACTGTTAGAACGTTAATGTAGTATTCAAATGAAGCTAGTGTTACTCCCtctccaaccccccccccccccccccacaacaAGACTAGCACCCTCGACAATAAGGGCCCTTCAATATCTCTTTCCAACGATAGTTCCAGCAATATCATGCCTCTATACAGCAACTGCTCAAGAAGACATACCTCTTTCCAACGATAGTTCCAGCAATATCATGCCTCTCTCCGACAACCATTCTAATAGCATCACACCTCTTTCCTATAACTTTCTGACAGAATCATGTCTCTTTTCAGATGATCGTCTGGTCGTCTCATACCTCTTTCCGAGGAGCGTTCCCACAACATTGTGCTTATCGGTGATTATTCCTGTAGCTAAGCGCTGGTCACTTTTTCTGACAGCAGTACTAACTTTCCTGGTAAGCTTCCATCTATTGGAACTTCTCTAGCCAGGTCTTCCAGTGATATTAGTTTGTTATGTTTTCACTATAAGCAAACTAAGGTGGATTCCCCACTTTGTGCTTGAGTGGGTATCTAAATATTAGAGTATGGTAGATGTTAGTATAAAGTTAAATGTTTCCACAGCTATTCATAGATGTGTATTATATTCTGTTATCACCAAGTCTTTAATGTATCTCTCTCTTTCACTTCTTCGAAGAAGAGAAATAGATACTAACTCTAACTTGAAGGAGATAAGTTGATACCTTTCGAAACAAAGGGGACACAAAAAGGTATCCTCAGAAGCTAATGAGATTTAGAATAATGCCAAAGTTCAAAAGTGTTAGCATATTTGATGAGTCAAAGCTACGTTTCCAACTCCGCAGCTGAAGTGTGAAGATCAACCTAACTTTTCTGGTAAAGCTCAATTT from Lycium ferocissimum isolate CSIRO_LF1 chromosome 2, AGI_CSIRO_Lferr_CH_V1, whole genome shotgun sequence includes:
- the LOC132039964 gene encoding DNA mismatch repair protein MLH3, which encodes MGSIQKLPEGIWGSIRSGVILFDYTRVVEELVFNSLDAGATKVSVAIGVGTCYVKVDDNGSGVSRDGLVLMGERYATSKYSHSDDMHPFPANIGFKGEALSSISDFSLLEIVTKTHGRPNGYRKVLKDGKCLYLGIDDCRQDVGTTVTVRDLFYNQPVRRKQMHSNPKRVLHSLKESLLRIALVHPSVSFKIVDIESEDDLLCTRASPSPLPLLSSGFGVQLSSLNKLNTSGGSFKLSGYISGPDVYTVKVLQYFYINSRFVSKGPIHKLLNDIATSFDSASDIEHRSRSQIYPLFLLNLNCPRSSYDLSLEPSKTSVEFKDWRPVLLFIKDTVRNFWTESNSTDMPVNNEIRKKRCRSQSCKATLELPSPQSKKLTEEYTVRREIRSSHNILWESAAEKRDSESRFLCQTESSSWSIDESLAHCRVGVDWKSRSPAQPFSSNIFSTGDDFLENKYKASASSSYKSDFLLGSGWEDQSLTIVAGRSTEDASFRESLELDDSSNLMPDRRKPFMRSCSLRRNLIHDGASFDSDEDIKFENCDYRTKQNLLEDDCSVEFEVVDDVNQVLNQRSPRGKEIYFENFSRCKTQSKALRRSNFLSRDSEKSSLTKDILDEDNHLMDFVKQSENYGSSLLSFSPEMSPLLPDPLLGTRFHDVDPYIAANGVETSDKDEVGVTYNFGNLEHNLFVPAINNLEKEDCLFPNPAEFDLKYDACSGEDMGSIGGLDPWDVYSSGPSEFYCYGGDLSHIHSHGEENFSNYLTRRAMLSSRVDGDSHKWIDAGNRGKTDELVRKSRRSHSAPPFYQGKKKFFATSDSSRKAAGNNNLKTVHDVPLMPETKAVRRLQHSAETICSELPLQSSHQHDQSSTPSCGDSVFSDGRPSVKMKLVDIWNSKLQTQEECRSTHDGESKEEFAPTQTQNFLDSGTKWRDRCPATTYEVQSGTGTEDLKNQDTILNVTSGVLHFVGDSLVPDTIDKNCLEGAKVLQQVDKKFIPIVAGTTLAIIDQHAADERIRLEELREKVLSGHKRTTTYLDSAQELVMPEIGYQLLHSYDDQIQNWGWICNIHSQASGSFTRNLNLIHKQPTSVTLLAVPCILGVNLTDVDLLEFLQQLADTDGSSIIPPSVNRVLNSKACRSAIMFGDVLLPSECSLIVEELKQTSLCFQCAHGRPTTVPLVNLDALHEQISKSASWSRGSSEAWHGLHRHEINLERAAKRLRPAVS